From the Alkalibacter rhizosphaerae genome, one window contains:
- a CDS encoding amino acid ABC transporter permease yields MLTKPQVVALFNGSIVTLQLTIVAIIAGIILGVILALGRISKSKLLNGITWIYIWAFRGTPLLMQLFIVVYAFPLFSRDIFGTPLRLPLMGAAALAYSLNSAAYLAEIFRAGIQSIDKGQMEASKALGMSYYQAMFTIIIPQAYRRLIPPVGNELIMLLKDTSLVASIGLFDTLRTTSQMTNATGQWFYYIYAALVYLFFTTIISVLFDKVEKKYSIYD; encoded by the coding sequence TTGTTGACGAAACCGCAAGTGGTGGCCTTATTCAACGGGAGCATCGTTACGCTGCAACTGACGATCGTCGCCATCATCGCAGGAATCATTTTGGGAGTCATCCTGGCATTGGGAAGGATCTCCAAGAGCAAGCTTTTAAACGGGATCACCTGGATCTACATCTGGGCATTCCGGGGAACGCCGCTGCTGATGCAGCTGTTCATCGTCGTTTATGCATTCCCCTTGTTTTCCAGGGATATTTTTGGCACGCCGCTGCGCCTGCCTTTGATGGGGGCGGCGGCCCTGGCCTATTCCCTGAATTCGGCGGCCTACCTGGCGGAGATCTTCCGCGCAGGCATTCAGTCCATCGACAAGGGCCAGATGGAGGCGTCCAAGGCATTGGGCATGAGTTATTACCAGGCCATGTTCACCATCATCATTCCCCAGGCCTATCGGCGGTTGATCCCTCCCGTGGGAAACGAACTGATCATGCTGCTGAAAGATACGTCCCTGGTGGCATCCATCGGATTGTTTGATACACTTCGTACCACCAGTCAAATGACCAATGCTACGGGACAATGGTTTTATTACATTTATGCCGCCTTGGTGTACCTGTTTTTCACCACTATCATCTCCGTATTGTTCGACAAGGTGGAAAAGAAGTACTCAATCTATGATTAG
- a CDS encoding amino acid ABC transporter ATP-binding protein, whose amino-acid sequence MIKLENVYKSFGDLEVLKDINLEVKSGEVVCVIGPSGSGKSTMLRCLNQLERITSGKIYIDGELADEREMGKDLKEIPAEKVQELCTELGMVFQRFNLFPHLTVLENITVAPKVVRKQKEEEISKIALPLLALVGLEDKRDEYPSRLSGGQQQRVAIARALAMQPKIMLFDEPTSALDPELVGEVLEVMKKLAEDGMTMIVVTHEMGFAKEVGTRVIFMDEGRIVEEGDPKVFFDDPKEERTKAFLKKIL is encoded by the coding sequence ATGATTAAACTGGAAAATGTATATAAGTCTTTCGGGGATCTGGAAGTCCTCAAGGACATCAATCTGGAGGTCAAATCCGGGGAAGTGGTCTGCGTCATCGGACCCAGCGGTTCCGGCAAGAGCACCATGCTTCGATGCCTCAACCAGCTGGAGAGGATCACCAGCGGCAAGATCTACATCGACGGCGAATTGGCCGACGAACGGGAAATGGGAAAAGACCTGAAGGAGATCCCTGCAGAAAAAGTACAGGAACTTTGTACGGAACTGGGGATGGTCTTTCAGCGGTTCAATCTGTTTCCCCACTTGACGGTGCTGGAGAACATCACCGTCGCACCCAAAGTCGTTCGCAAGCAAAAGGAGGAGGAGATCAGCAAGATCGCCCTGCCCCTGCTGGCATTGGTGGGCTTGGAAGACAAGCGGGACGAATACCCATCCCGGCTCTCCGGCGGACAGCAGCAACGGGTGGCCATCGCCAGGGCCCTGGCCATGCAGCCAAAGATCATGCTCTTTGACGAACCCACCTCGGCACTGGACCCGGAATTGGTCGGCGAGGTGCTGGAGGTCATGAAGAAGCTGGCAGAAGACGGCATGACCATGATCGTGGTGACCCATGAGATGGGATTTGCCAAGGAAGTGGGGACCCGGGTCATTTTCATGGACGAGGGCCGGATCGTGGAAGAAGGAGATCCCAAAGTCTTTTTTGACGACCCGAAGGAAGAGCGGACCAAGGCTTTCTTGAAAAAAATATTATAA
- the rd gene encoding rubredoxin, translating to MQKYECIICGYIYDPAEGDPDNGVAAGTAFADLPDDWVCPLCGATKDDFQPVD from the coding sequence ATGCAAAAATACGAATGTATCATCTGCGGATATATTTATGATCCGGCAGAAGGAGATCCCGACAATGGGGTAGCGGCAGGGACTGCGTTTGCAGATCTTCCCGACGATTGGGTCTGCCCGTTGTGTGGAGCGACCAAGGACGATTTTCAACCAGTGGATTGA
- a CDS encoding fumarate hydratase — protein sequence MKIHVDEIKEQVRKGFLRINCRLGPDVEQALEKAQTTEVSPIGIGVMGDILENMKLAAGSQSPICQDTGMAVVFLRIGQDVRLTGGGLNEAIHQGVREAYQEGYFRNSIVEDPLRRKNTGDNTPAVIHTELTEGNDVEMILTAKGFGSENMSGLRMLKPSAGRQGVIDFVVDVVRQAGPNACPPFFVGVGIGGTMEMSAILAKKALVRNAGEPNADPYYHQMEEELLERLNGLGIGPMGLGGANTVLSVQVETYPTHIAGLPVAVNMCCHVNRHEKIVIKGEEDRG from the coding sequence ATGAAAATACACGTGGATGAGATTAAGGAACAGGTGCGAAAAGGTTTTCTTCGCATCAATTGCCGGCTGGGTCCCGATGTGGAACAAGCCCTGGAAAAGGCACAAACCACCGAAGTGTCTCCCATCGGCATTGGCGTCATGGGGGACATTCTGGAGAACATGAAGCTGGCTGCAGGATCCCAGAGCCCCATCTGCCAGGATACGGGCATGGCTGTGGTTTTTCTGCGGATCGGCCAGGACGTCCGCCTCACGGGGGGAGGCCTGAATGAGGCCATCCACCAGGGGGTCCGGGAAGCCTACCAAGAGGGATACTTCCGGAATTCCATCGTGGAGGATCCCCTTCGCCGGAAAAATACGGGGGACAACACTCCCGCCGTCATCCATACGGAGTTGACGGAAGGAAACGACGTGGAAATGATCTTGACGGCAAAGGGATTTGGCAGCGAAAACATGAGCGGTCTGAGAATGCTCAAGCCTTCTGCCGGCAGGCAGGGGGTCATTGATTTTGTGGTGGACGTCGTCCGCCAGGCAGGGCCCAATGCCTGCCCGCCTTTCTTTGTGGGAGTGGGCATTGGCGGGACCATGGAAATGAGCGCCATCCTGGCAAAAAAAGCCTTGGTTCGGAATGCAGGAGAGCCCAATGCAGACCCCTATTACCACCAAATGGAAGAGGAATTGCTGGAACGGTTAAATGGCCTGGGTATCGGTCCCATGGGCCTTGGAGGGGCAAATACGGTCCTCAGCGTCCAAGTGGAGACCTATCCCACCCACATTGCCGGATTGCCGGTGGCGGTGAACATGTGCTGTCACGTGAACCGCCATGAAAAAATCGTGATCAAAGGAGAAGAGGATCGTGGATAA
- a CDS encoding Fe-S-containing hydro-lyase, whose amino-acid sequence MDKVITLPLDENTVDALKAGDRVRLSGVIYTARDAAHQRMLEELEEGKELPIPIKGATIYYAGPCPAKPGEVIGSVGPTTSGRMDAYAPTLMDLGLTAMIGKGDRSGEVTAAMIRNKAVYFGAVGGAGVLLKKAVIASEVVAYPDLGAEAIRKLVVEDFPAIVVIDATGNNLYETEVKKYEKSLEDGQWE is encoded by the coding sequence GTGGATAAAGTCATCACACTGCCCCTGGATGAAAATACGGTGGATGCCTTGAAGGCGGGGGACCGGGTACGGCTCAGCGGGGTCATCTATACGGCCAGGGATGCGGCCCACCAACGAATGCTGGAGGAACTGGAAGAGGGGAAGGAACTTCCCATCCCCATCAAAGGAGCCACCATATACTACGCAGGACCCTGTCCGGCAAAACCGGGGGAGGTCATTGGATCCGTGGGCCCTACCACATCCGGTCGAATGGACGCCTATGCCCCCACCCTGATGGATCTTGGGTTGACAGCCATGATCGGAAAAGGGGATCGAAGCGGAGAAGTGACAGCGGCCATGATCCGCAACAAGGCGGTCTACTTTGGCGCCGTTGGGGGAGCCGGCGTACTGCTGAAAAAAGCGGTGATCGCTTCGGAGGTGGTGGCCTACCCAGATCTGGGGGCGGAAGCCATTCGGAAACTGGTGGTGGAGGATTTTCCCGCTATCGTGGTCATCGATGCAACAGGAAACAACCTGTATGAGACAGAAGTGAAAAAATATGAGAAATCACTGGAGGATGGGCAATGGGAGTAA
- the trxA gene encoding thioredoxin: MSDSYVVILDEENFEKEVIASKIPVMIDFWAEWCGPCQQVIPIVNELAQEFEGVVKIAKLNVDENRSIAMKYRVMSIPTILFFKDGEEVRREVGAKSKEDYIQLLDSLI; encoded by the coding sequence ATGTCGGATAGCTACGTCGTAATACTGGATGAAGAAAATTTCGAAAAAGAAGTCATTGCATCCAAAATTCCAGTGATGATCGATTTTTGGGCGGAGTGGTGTGGACCATGTCAACAGGTCATTCCCATTGTCAATGAATTGGCGCAGGAATTTGAAGGTGTTGTAAAAATCGCAAAGCTCAACGTGGACGAGAACCGTTCCATTGCCATGAAGTATCGTGTTATGAGCATTCCTACGATTTTATTCTTTAAAGATGGCGAAGAGGTAAGACGGGAAGTCGGCGCCAAGAGTAAAGAAGATTACATCCAATTATTGGATTCCCTAATCTAA
- a CDS encoding aminotransferase class I/II-fold pyridoxal phosphate-dependent enzyme: protein MDRKLIENIQKKRDHVKFHMPGHKGRAFFPYHGEAWDITEIPGTDNLNDPREEILALEQDIARIYGSLESRIVVNGATSALMAAIMATFRPGQQVLIPRNAHKSVYSAFIYGRISPVYISPDMGGALGYPVGITPKAVKKAMDEAPDAKGLVITYPSYYGTCDDLEAIGALCRQRSMILLVDEAHGAHFHFGKNMPVSALDAGGDVVVHSTHKTLSSLTPGALLHINSRRVDPEAIRRHLSMLQTSSPSYPILISVAQAVGWMERYGGAKLELLEEMYREVRQELKTSPFPMVRDRWAMETKNWDPLKLWFCSGNRKELGRILSQSYGIDLEWEDGRTGLAMAGVGSIREDYIRLLETLKSIGRELPEETGMGRGEALSYPKPGKKVMELYEEAPWEQVSLSQAAGRISADFITPYPPGIPWFARERSLEPKRWSI from the coding sequence GTGGATCGCAAACTCATCGAAAACATTCAAAAAAAACGGGACCATGTCAAATTCCACATGCCGGGTCATAAAGGCAGGGCCTTTTTTCCATACCATGGGGAAGCATGGGACATCACGGAAATTCCGGGTACGGACAACCTGAACGATCCCCGGGAAGAAATACTGGCATTGGAGCAAGACATCGCCCGAATCTATGGAAGTCTGGAAAGCAGGATCGTGGTCAATGGAGCCACCAGCGCCCTCATGGCGGCCATCATGGCAACCTTTCGGCCGGGCCAGCAGGTCCTGATCCCTAGAAATGCCCACAAGAGCGTCTACAGCGCATTTATCTACGGGAGGATCTCTCCCGTCTACATATCACCGGATATGGGGGGAGCCTTGGGGTATCCCGTGGGGATCACCCCGAAAGCCGTAAAAAAGGCCATGGACGAGGCACCGGATGCCAAAGGACTGGTGATCACCTATCCGTCCTATTACGGGACCTGCGACGACCTGGAAGCCATAGGGGCACTGTGCAGGCAGCGGTCCATGATCCTCCTGGTGGACGAGGCCCACGGTGCCCATTTCCACTTCGGGAAAAACATGCCTGTCAGCGCTTTGGATGCAGGAGGGGACGTGGTGGTCCACAGCACCCACAAGACCCTTTCCTCCCTGACGCCGGGGGCCCTGCTGCACATCAACTCCCGACGGGTGGATCCGGAGGCGATCCGCCGCCATTTGTCCATGCTCCAGACCAGCAGTCCCTCCTATCCCATACTGATCTCTGTTGCCCAGGCAGTAGGGTGGATGGAACGATATGGAGGGGCCAAGCTGGAGCTGCTGGAAGAAATGTATCGGGAGGTGCGTCAAGAATTGAAGACCAGCCCCTTTCCCATGGTTCGGGACCGTTGGGCCATGGAAACGAAAAACTGGGATCCTCTGAAGCTGTGGTTTTGCAGCGGGAACCGGAAAGAGCTTGGCAGGATCCTGTCCCAATCATACGGGATCGACCTGGAATGGGAGGATGGCAGGACCGGACTGGCCATGGCCGGCGTCGGTTCCATCCGGGAAGACTACATCCGCCTGCTGGAAACCTTGAAATCGATTGGAAGGGAACTTCCTGAAGAAACCGGGATGGGAAGAGGAGAAGCCTTGTCTTATCCGAAGCCGGGGAAGAAAGTGATGGAGCTTTACGAAGAGGCGCCCTGGGAGCAAGTGTCCCTTTCCCAGGCGGCGGGAAGGATCAGCGCCGATTTCATCACCCCCTATCCGCCGGGGATCCCCTGGTTTGCCCGGGAGAGATCATTGGAGCCGAAGCGGTGGAGTATTTGA
- a CDS encoding dTMP kinase, which produces MSKGKLIVIEGVDGSGKETQSRLLHQYLLREKTPVLHLSYPRYEKESSALVKMYLRGDFGSDPDAISPYVSSTFFAADRYASYKTEYEAFYMDGGWVLADRFTTSNMIHQGGKIADLKERKEFLDWLVDYEYRLYEIPRPDVVFFLDLPPEISLERIRERSNKITKEKEKDIHESNRQHLFHAYEAACRIAGEQGWHRIDCMDGNRQRSVEEIHGEIVHHIKKLGGQDRV; this is translated from the coding sequence ATGAGCAAGGGAAAACTGATCGTCATAGAAGGAGTGGACGGCAGCGGGAAAGAGACCCAAAGCCGGCTGCTGCACCAATATTTGCTCCGGGAAAAAACACCGGTGCTGCATTTGTCCTATCCCCGGTATGAAAAGGAAAGTTCCGCTTTGGTAAAAATGTATCTGCGGGGAGATTTCGGGTCGGACCCGGATGCCATCAGCCCTTATGTGTCTTCCACTTTTTTTGCGGCGGATCGGTATGCTTCCTACAAAACCGAGTATGAGGCCTTTTACATGGATGGCGGATGGGTGCTGGCGGACCGGTTCACCACCTCCAACATGATCCACCAGGGAGGCAAGATCGCCGACCTGAAAGAGCGGAAAGAATTTTTGGACTGGCTGGTGGACTACGAATACCGCCTTTATGAAATACCCCGGCCCGATGTGGTTTTTTTCCTGGATCTGCCACCGGAGATCAGCCTGGAGCGGATCCGGGAGCGTTCCAACAAGATCACCAAGGAAAAGGAGAAGGACATCCACGAAAGCAATCGCCAGCACCTGTTCCATGCCTACGAGGCGGCATGCCGGATCGCCGGAGAGCAGGGATGGCACCGGATCGACTGCATGGACGGCAATCGGCAACGATCCGTGGAGGAGATCCACGGAGAGATCGTCCATCACATCAAAAAGCTTGGAGGACAAGATCGTGTTTGA
- the holB gene encoding DNA polymerase III subunit delta', with protein MFDHIVGNEWNKEFLEKSIREKSYSHAYLFCGPSGIQKTDMAMAFAQGIFCTAQENRPCGICPSCVKITKGNHPDLHIIQPEEDKKSVLIQQVRQMQRNIAIKGYEGERKVYILRKAETMGAPAQNAMLKVLEEPEEGTILILVANSKSSILPTILSRCQILNFAPMSFAQFSKEWSQRESASREELEALYDLTQGKYGEALRLKDDPKTARDFQQIVSHLDQVVLGDLDKIFDITAYAAKQHIGDIELTDYLLIYFRNRMLASAEAKKSEGLTIGTINGIIEAILQFQNNIKSNLNMALQVENLLLKIQEADYGRSSGNTF; from the coding sequence GTGTTTGACCACATCGTCGGAAATGAATGGAACAAGGAGTTTCTGGAAAAAAGCATCCGGGAGAAAAGCTACAGCCACGCCTACCTCTTTTGCGGACCAAGCGGGATCCAAAAGACGGACATGGCCATGGCTTTTGCCCAGGGGATCTTTTGTACTGCCCAAGAAAACCGGCCTTGCGGCATCTGCCCCTCCTGTGTGAAAATAACCAAGGGAAATCATCCGGACCTGCACATCATCCAACCGGAAGAGGACAAGAAATCCGTTCTGATCCAACAGGTCCGCCAAATGCAGCGCAACATCGCCATCAAGGGATACGAAGGGGAGCGGAAGGTCTACATCCTCCGCAAGGCGGAGACCATGGGCGCCCCGGCGCAAAATGCCATGCTCAAGGTACTGGAGGAACCGGAAGAGGGGACCATCCTCATTCTTGTTGCCAACAGCAAAAGCAGCATCTTGCCCACCATTCTTTCCCGTTGCCAGATCTTGAATTTCGCACCCATGTCCTTTGCCCAGTTCTCCAAAGAATGGAGTCAGCGGGAGTCTGCCAGCCGGGAAGAGCTGGAGGCCTTGTACGATCTGACCCAGGGGAAGTATGGAGAAGCCCTTCGGCTGAAGGACGATCCAAAGACGGCCCGGGATTTTCAGCAGATCGTATCCCATTTGGACCAGGTGGTCCTTGGAGATCTGGACAAAATATTCGATATCACAGCCTATGCCGCCAAGCAGCACATCGGAGACATCGAGCTGACGGATTACCTGTTGATCTATTTTCGAAACCGGATGCTGGCGTCTGCAGAAGCCAAAAAAAGTGAGGGTTTAACCATTGGCACCATTAATGGTATAATAGAGGCAATTCTTCAGTTCCAGAACAATATCAAGAGCAATTTGAATATGGCGTTGCAGGTGGAGAACCTGCTTTTGAAAATACAGGAGGCAGATTATGGTCGAAGTAGTGGGAATACGTTTTAA
- a CDS encoding PSP1 domain-containing protein — MVEVVGIRFKKAGKIYYFSPGELSLALDDNVIVETARGLEYGQVVLEKKEIEDSQVVSPIKPVLRKATEKDDKTYERNLEKAQEAMVVCKKKVEEHQLEMKLIDVEYTFDNNKVIFYFTAEGRVDFRELVKDLASIFKIRIELRQIGVRDEAKMLGGLGPCGIGLCCSKWLGEFQPVSIKMAKEQNLSLNPTKISGICGRLLCCLKYEQDFYEEINNKLPSQGQKVGTEDGNGVVFRVNVLRETVTVKLDGGDEPELKEYHLEEIQAPKACSGDCPKQKNQPEAPPKRDTAKKDASNRDKRDRRPKKKPRPKQ; from the coding sequence ATGGTCGAAGTAGTGGGAATACGTTTTAAAAAGGCTGGTAAAATATATTACTTCAGCCCGGGGGAATTGTCCCTGGCTTTAGACGACAACGTGATCGTGGAAACGGCACGGGGGTTGGAATACGGACAAGTGGTATTGGAAAAAAAGGAGATCGAAGACTCTCAGGTGGTTTCACCCATCAAGCCGGTGCTGCGCAAGGCGACGGAAAAAGACGACAAAACCTATGAACGGAACCTGGAGAAGGCCCAAGAGGCAATGGTCGTTTGCAAGAAGAAGGTGGAGGAGCACCAGTTGGAGATGAAGTTGATCGATGTGGAATATACCTTCGACAACAACAAGGTCATCTTTTATTTTACGGCGGAAGGCCGGGTGGATTTCCGGGAACTGGTCAAGGATCTGGCATCCATCTTCAAGATCCGGATCGAGCTGCGACAGATCGGCGTTCGGGACGAAGCGAAAATGCTGGGGGGCTTGGGTCCCTGCGGCATCGGACTTTGCTGTTCCAAATGGCTGGGAGAATTCCAGCCCGTGTCCATCAAGATGGCAAAGGAACAAAACTTGTCCCTGAATCCGACAAAAATATCCGGCATTTGCGGCAGACTCTTGTGCTGCTTGAAGTATGAACAGGATTTTTATGAAGAGATCAACAACAAGCTGCCCTCCCAGGGACAGAAGGTGGGAACGGAAGACGGCAATGGTGTGGTTTTCCGGGTCAACGTCCTTCGGGAGACGGTGACGGTGAAACTGGATGGAGGAGACGAGCCGGAACTCAAGGAATATCATCTGGAAGAGATCCAAGCACCCAAAGCTTGTTCGGGCGATTGTCCCAAGCAGAAAAATCAACCGGAGGCCCCACCAAAGAGGGACACCGCCAAAAAAGATGCTTCCAATAGAGACAAGCGGGATCGACGGCCCAAGAAGAAGCCAAGACCCAAACAGTGA
- a CDS encoding 4Fe-4S binding protein: MAYVINDDCISCGACEPECPVDAISEGDGIYVIDGSLCIDCGACADVCPVDAPQPA; this comes from the coding sequence ATGGCATACGTAATTAATGATGACTGCATTTCTTGTGGTGCTTGTGAACCAGAATGCCCAGTAGACGCGATCAGCGAAGGTGATGGTATATACGTTATAGACGGAAGTCTGTGCATCGACTGTGGTGCTTGTGCAGATGTTTGTCCGGTAGACGCTCCGCAACCGGCGTAA
- a CDS encoding tRNA1(Val) (adenine(37)-N6)-methyltransferase — protein sequence MEKVPVFQQERVDNLHICGLKLIQGENSFRYGVDAVLLSWMAGQKTRKGGKVADLGTGSGIIPILLAAQYQAMAYGLELVPQMADMAQRSVRLNGLEDRIRILEGDIKDLPREMEPNTFDVVVSNPPYMSPKEGLKNESLERAIARHEIHCNIQDVTAAAKRLLKTKGRFFLVHRPHRMVDVFCAMRNNGLEPKRLILVKPARGKAANMMLVEGLKEGNPGLIVEEDLYVYGEDGNYSDQILEIYQKKKGALL from the coding sequence GTGGAAAAAGTACCGGTTTTTCAACAGGAAAGAGTGGATAACCTTCATATCTGTGGATTAAAATTGATCCAGGGGGAAAACTCCTTCCGATACGGGGTGGATGCCGTTCTTTTATCCTGGATGGCGGGGCAAAAAACAAGGAAGGGCGGCAAGGTGGCCGACCTGGGCACGGGAAGCGGTATTATCCCCATTCTCCTGGCAGCCCAATACCAGGCCATGGCATACGGACTGGAACTGGTGCCCCAGATGGCGGACATGGCCCAAAGAAGTGTTCGCCTCAACGGATTGGAAGATCGGATCCGAATACTGGAAGGGGACATCAAGGATCTTCCCAGGGAGATGGAGCCCAACACCTTCGACGTGGTGGTGAGCAATCCTCCCTACATGTCCCCCAAGGAAGGGCTGAAGAATGAAAGCTTGGAGCGAGCCATCGCCCGCCATGAGATTCACTGCAACATCCAGGACGTGACTGCCGCCGCCAAACGACTGTTGAAGACGAAAGGCCGTTTTTTCCTGGTCCATCGGCCCCACCGGATGGTGGACGTCTTTTGCGCCATGCGCAACAACGGCCTGGAACCGAAACGGCTGATCCTGGTCAAGCCGGCCAGGGGCAAGGCGGCCAACATGATGCTGGTGGAAGGTCTCAAAGAGGGAAATCCGGGCCTGATCGTGGAGGAAGACCTCTATGTCTACGGCGAAGACGGGAACTACTCCGACCAGATCCTGGAGATCTACCAAAAGAAAAAAGGGGCCCTGTTGTAA
- the hisIE gene encoding bifunctional phosphoribosyl-AMP cyclohydrolase/phosphoribosyl-ATP diphosphatase HisIE has translation MDLNRLKFDEKGLIPAIVQDAATSQVLMMAYMNRESLEKTLETGTTWFFSRSRQELWNKGATSGNVQQVVSMDMDCDEDTLLVRVLPAGPSCHTGEISCFYRGLDGEHLSSPRQDMLHALYQIVVDRKNNPKEGSYTQYLFDKGVDKILKKVGEEAAETIIAAKNDSPEELIYESSDLLYHLMVLLVEQGVAWTDILAELENRHK, from the coding sequence ATGGATTTGAATCGATTGAAATTTGATGAAAAAGGCCTGATCCCCGCCATCGTTCAAGATGCGGCCACTTCCCAGGTATTGATGATGGCCTACATGAACCGGGAATCCCTGGAAAAGACTCTGGAAACGGGGACCACCTGGTTTTTCAGCAGAAGCCGGCAGGAATTGTGGAACAAGGGAGCCACCTCCGGCAACGTGCAGCAGGTGGTCTCCATGGACATGGATTGCGACGAAGACACCCTCCTGGTACGGGTCCTTCCCGCCGGACCCAGCTGCCACACGGGTGAAATCAGCTGTTTTTATCGGGGACTGGACGGGGAGCATCTGTCCTCTCCCAGACAGGACATGCTCCATGCCCTCTACCAGATCGTGGTGGACCGGAAAAACAACCCCAAGGAAGGATCCTATACCCAGTACCTCTTTGACAAGGGAGTGGACAAGATCCTGAAAAAGGTGGGGGAGGAAGCGGCAGAGACCATCATCGCCGCAAAGAACGATTCTCCGGAAGAACTGATCTACGAATCTTCCGATCTTCTCTATCACCTGATGGTGCTCCTGGTGGAACAGGGGGTGGCCTGGACGGACATTCTGGCCGAGTTGGAAAATCGCCACAAATAG
- the hisF gene encoding imidazole glycerol phosphate synthase subunit HisF → MLAKRIIPCLDVDKGRVVKGKKFEGIQDVADPVELGKFYSEQCADELVFYDITASHENRDIFLHIVEKVAGAIHIPFTIGGGIRSVEDFRKVLLAGADKVSVNSAAVANPSLIREGALRFGSQCVVLSIDAKRNGSGSWNVYVKGGRENTGLDAIQWALQGQELGAGEICINSIDADGVKEGYDMELNRILSQRLTIPIIASGGAGKKEDFLDVLEAGADAALAASVFHYKEIPIPDLKEYLYTNKIPVRRCL, encoded by the coding sequence ATGCTGGCAAAGCGAATCATTCCCTGTCTGGATGTGGACAAGGGCCGGGTCGTCAAGGGAAAGAAGTTCGAAGGGATCCAGGACGTGGCGGATCCGGTGGAACTGGGCAAATTCTACTCGGAACAATGCGCCGATGAACTGGTTTTCTACGACATCACCGCCTCCCATGAAAATCGGGACATCTTCCTTCACATCGTGGAAAAGGTGGCCGGCGCCATCCATATCCCCTTCACCATCGGCGGAGGGATCCGCAGCGTGGAGGATTTTCGCAAAGTCCTGTTGGCCGGTGCCGACAAGGTATCGGTGAATTCCGCCGCTGTGGCCAACCCCTCCCTCATTCGGGAAGGGGCCCTGCGCTTCGGTAGCCAGTGCGTGGTCCTCTCCATCGACGCCAAGAGAAACGGGTCCGGATCCTGGAACGTATACGTAAAAGGGGGCCGGGAAAACACCGGTCTGGATGCCATCCAGTGGGCCCTTCAGGGGCAGGAACTGGGTGCCGGAGAGATCTGCATCAACTCCATCGATGCAGACGGGGTCAAGGAAGGCTACGACATGGAGCTCAACCGCATCCTTTCACAACGCCTGACCATCCCCATCATCGCCTCCGGCGGTGCCGGAAAAAAAGAAGATTTTCTGGATGTGCTGGAAGCGGGCGCCGATGCTGCCCTGGCCGCCTCCGTCTTCCACTACAAGGAGATCCCCATCCCCGATTTGAAAGAATACCTTTACACCAACAAGATACCGGTAAGGAGATGTTTATAA
- the hisA gene encoding 1-(5-phosphoribosyl)-5-[(5-phosphoribosylamino)methylideneamino]imidazole-4-carboxamide isomerase, whose amino-acid sequence MIVLPAIDIKNGRCVRLQQGLMDQETAYFDDPVQVAKMWETQGASYLHLVDLDGAFTGNQPNKDLIRRMVASVSIPVELGGGIRSEETVDSYLSMGVDRVILGTRAVEDMDLVKRLCDKYPGRIAVSVDAKGDFVAVKGWVETSDKKVLPFCRELQEAGVATIIYTDISRDGMLMGPNVEMLKTLQEKLDVDIIASGGIARIDNIKELAGLDLYGAITGKALYEGTLTMKEILDFLGEDR is encoded by the coding sequence ATGATCGTATTGCCGGCAATCGATATAAAAAACGGACGGTGCGTCCGCCTGCAGCAAGGACTGATGGATCAGGAGACCGCCTATTTCGACGATCCCGTCCAAGTGGCGAAAATGTGGGAAACGCAAGGAGCCTCCTACCTTCACCTGGTGGACCTGGACGGCGCCTTTACAGGAAACCAGCCCAATAAAGACCTGATCCGCCGGATGGTGGCATCCGTCTCCATCCCGGTAGAGCTGGGAGGGGGGATCCGAAGCGAAGAAACGGTGGATTCCTACCTGTCCATGGGAGTGGACCGGGTGATCCTGGGTACCCGTGCCGTGGAGGACATGGACCTGGTCAAAAGGCTTTGCGACAAATATCCCGGCCGGATCGCCGTATCCGTAGACGCCAAAGGGGACTTTGTTGCCGTCAAAGGCTGGGTGGAGACCAGCGACAAGAAGGTCCTTCCCTTTTGCAGGGAGCTTCAAGAAGCCGGCGTGGCCACCATCATCTATACGGACATTTCCCGGGACGGCATGCTCATGGGACCCAACGTGGAGATGCTGAAGACCCTTCAGGAAAAACTGGATGTGGACATCATCGCTTCCGGGGGCATTGCCCGGATCGATAACATCAAGGAACTGGCCGGTCTGGACCTATACGGCGCCATCACTGGAAAGGCCCTTTATGAAGGGACCCTGACCATGAAAGAAATCCTGGACTTCCTTGGGGAGGACCGATAA